One window of Papaver somniferum cultivar HN1 chromosome 9, ASM357369v1, whole genome shotgun sequence genomic DNA carries:
- the LOC113313168 gene encoding non-specific lipid-transfer protein 3-like: MKYICLVGFILVVAGLAGIERADGAGACGKANPDMEAWKLAPCASAAQSEDADVSSNCCSVVKKMGRNPSCLCAVMLSNTAKTVGAKPGIAVTIPKRCAIADRPIGYKCGDYTLP; encoded by the exons atgaagtacATTTGCCTtgtaggttttattttggttgtaGCAGGTCTTGCTGGGATAGAGAGAGCTGATGGGGCTGGTGCATGTGGAAAAGCTAACCCAGATATGGAGGCCTGGAAATTAGCTCCTTGCGCTTCAGCAGCACAAAGCGAGGACGCGGACGTATCTAGCAATTGCTGTTCTGTGGTGAAAAAAATGGGTCGAAACCCAAGCTGCCTCTGTGCTGTAATGCTCTCTAATACCGCCAAGACTGTAGGAGCCAAACCTGGTATTGCTGTTACAATCCCTAAACGTTGCGCTATCGCTGATCGTCCTATAGGTTACAAGTGTGGAG ATTACACACTACCTTGA
- the LOC113312587 gene encoding uncharacterized protein LOC113312587 produces MESKYNEDSRFGTRIYVTALDSIINVNSIFAFAVFIGLAWNPSDPNNTLINDPQCTPGNNVREDFISFQVFSFGCFVFSSIIALALKQALKIARNNTHIYETMTMAHNSTMARVNKTVLRVVILGSAIGSLMGFIFLMSGLVNLVQIKLGVLSCPNNGFTLQAVVPLVILVPSALVIYSLIVVYAFIH; encoded by the coding sequence ATGGAGTCGAAATATAATGAAGATAGCAGATTTGGAACAAGAATTTATGTAACAGCATTAGACAGTATAATCAACGTAAACTCAATCTTCGCCTTCGCAGTATTCATTGGTTTAGCTTGGAACCCATCCGATCCAAACAATACTCTCATCAATGATCCTCAATGTACTCCAGGAAACAACGTTCGTGAAGATTTCATCTCATTTCAAGTTTTCTCTTTCGGTTGTTTCGTCTTCTCAAGTATTATAGCTTTAGCACTGAAACAAGCTTTGAAGATTGCAAGAAACAACACTCATATTTATGAGACTATGACTATGGCTCATAATAGTACTATGGCTCGAGTTAATAAGACTGTTCTCAGGGTTGTGATTCTAGGTTCTGCAATTGGTTCTTTAATGGGGTTTATTTTTTTGATGTCGGGGCTTGTCAATTTGGTCCAGATTAAATTGGGGGTTTTGTCTTGCCCTAACAATGGGTTTACACTTCAAGCTGTTGTTCCTCTTGTTATTTTGGTTCCTTCTGCTCTTGTTATTTATTCACTTATTGTAGTTTATGCTTTCATTCACTAA